A window of Gambusia affinis linkage group LG03, SWU_Gaff_1.0, whole genome shotgun sequence genomic DNA:
ttattttaaactcaaTTTCACTGAACAAGGACAGGCAATAAGCTACAATAACTTTATCCTACTCAAAGTAAACCAAGAAAAGGTAAGATAAGGTAAAGTCAACTAAGATTGAAGAGAAGCTTAGTTAAACCAAACTAAGTTATAAAGGCAgacattaaaaaagtaaaattttgatCTTATCTGAAATCTGAACTATGAAAACTCAGAAAACTAACTAAGGCAACCTGACATAAACTATGTTAGGATAATATAATCTAAAGTAAGATAAAAGATCTTAAACCAAGATAAATGGTAGAAATAAGGTAAAGGGGATAGTTACTTTACCAAAAGATAAATCAGGCTTAGTTAAGGTCAACTAAATAAAGCTGATCTAAGTTAAGCAAAAGCTTGAGCTTAATAAAGCTAAGTTAGACATTTTATTGATTCTTAGTGGTAAAATCTTACTGTCAACACAGcgagaaaaaacagaagcagtCAAAGCATAGCATAGATATTACTACTTAGGGTTCTGCAAGTTTAAGtatcatttatttccttttagactttttcacaaataaatactCATATTAGCTACTGCAAGAACACAACATGAATACAAGAATCAGAATTAAATAGCTTTTCACGTATGGCAAATACTTGCCTGTTCgcacttgaaataaattttttggtCTTCCTCACAGCTTCTGTATGCAGTCAGAAATCTGCAGGCACATTATTTCTCATTAGCATTCTTGATCCGCTTTGCATTGATCATTAATTGGATATAAAGTCTAATCCAAGTGCGCTCATTTCCACAAGCACTGTGATTTATAAGGGGGGATGTGCATGTCTATTACATCTTCTTATTATGTCCTTCTGATGCTCAGCACATTTATGGATTTTGCAGAGTCACAATTTTATTAAGTATCCTGCACCGAGATTTATTCAGAAGGCCCTAGAAATGTAGCTGTTTTTGTGATTACAGGAATTGATGATCAAACTGGGTGCAAAAGGTGACTTCCATGGCTGGTTCACTAGAAAGAAAGGAGAATCAGCAGGGTAGGCACAAACACATAATACCACATGTCCATTGTTTACAATCTACTTTGTCTTTACATGAGGTGTGTTTTGTTAGATTATTAACATTAATGAGAAATAATGCACAATGTTTGCATCACAATGTTGCAAACCTTTATCATAATTTAGTGCAATTATGTAATATTCTTCCATTTTTATCCCCAACAGATGCATTGACATCCTTGATTGGAACAGTCTAATAGATGACAGAGTGAACACATCAGACCTGCTTTTAGTGCCAAATGTAAAGGTGAGAAGAGCATAATTCTTTGAAACATAACacaattcaaatcaaattttatgcATTAGATTTAGGATCGAATTAATTCTTCTCTTGCAAACTTGATAAGTATAAGTtacagttaaaatgtttgttttcattagcaCCTGATGAATAATGTTAGGCCTGTTTCTGCTAgcatttggatttatttctaaTCCAAATGAAAGAATGTActtaaagaatgaaaacaacttgctgcagttaatttatttaacaattatGGATTTGAAATTCTATGAAAACCATCTATATaccatattttaaaagttaatctctctgacatttattttattttttctttatttcactaTATGCAGTATTCCACTAGATTCAACAAATCTCATTTAGAAATTTTTAAGAGCATTCTCATTAAAAGTGGtattatcaaaaaaaataaacaaataactacTTAACACCCCAATAAAGAGTGTGCTCATTAGAAGCGAAgtacagagtttttgtttttttaaaaccagtgAAAGTTAATTGAGGTTAAATATTCCATATATGAGGCAGTAATTCAATGTGACAATatgctaaattaaaacattacataaaaagtaacaaaggatgaaaaaaattactggaagatttatttattcattttatcaaAACCCCTAgaatttgaaaatacatttaaattgtttaaatttatgaGATTTCACAATTGAAAGCTTCCTGCAGGTATACATAGAGCTACCACTGTGTTCTAGTAGTAGCTCTATGTATACCTGAGCTCTATGTGGCTCAGGTATACATAGGTATACATAGGTAAGGTAAAAAGTACCTTATCTTACCTTACCTTTTAGATATGTTTTGGTCCGTAGTTTAATCTGTGCTTGTTGTTTCTATAGCTGGATAAACTGGAGCCTCTACTGAAAAACCTCACCATAGAGGATGAGAATCAGCTAAAGAGGACATTGGAGCGCCTTGATGTATTGGCCAAGGTAATCAGAAATCACACAGAACTCCAGTCTTtgagggctgctgtcctgcagtttttagatgtgccacaggtccaaaacactggaatgaaatggcttaattacctcctcctgatcctgtagatcagttctccagagccttgctaatgacctaattattctattcaggtgtggtgcagcagaggcacatctaaaagttgcaggacagcagccctcgaggactggagtttgagacccctgctctaaatgtttattatatatTAACTCTGAACACAGTTTTagcaaagttgacattttttacCAATATCAATGTGTACAATGTTTTTGTGCCTTTTCTTACAATCTTTCTGCTTGTAATGCCTATATTGTTCACATGTTACTGTATGGATCAATGAATACACATTAGTTAAGCAGCTATGAAAACAACTTGCTTTAGTTCTTGTATAATGAACTTATCTTCACTCTTAAAGCTGTCATTgtacaaatgtgtgtgtttttctgttcaagTTAGAAAATTCCTCTCATAATTGGTtaataaaacttgaaaagtgCTGCATAAAGGTTCCTACAGAGTATGAAAAAGTATGaaatttctttataaataaatgtccaGAAATGGAAATTGGTAGTCTAAACACGGCATCCAGCTGtgtccatccttccatccaccCACGAATTCATCAATCCATTAGTCCTTTCATTTTTTGTCCATCCATCACCAACCGTCGATCCCTTTATTTATATGCTGTCCACCCATTTGTTTTTCCGTCTCCTGtccttccatccatctttctccattcagttatgtttttttagaCTTTGTATTCAAACTTACATTGCTGTCGGTATTTGGAGTAAATtcatagtgattttttttcggTCTTTGTAATAACACAATATGGACTTAGTCTAGAAAGGTATGGAATTTTGTATCAGAGAAATGTGCATTACCCATTGTATTTAACAGTCAAAGTGTTAAATAAGATTAattgtagaaaagaaaatttgattgGTACATCATTaagtaattttaattaaacatgttgTTTCACAGTGTGCCTTAGAAAATGGTGTTCGCTTAATGGTGGATGCAGAGCAAACCTATTTCCAGCCAGCCATCAGTAAACTTACACTGGATACACAGAAGATCTACAACAGGGAGAAGCCTGTTGTTTTCAACACCTACCAGTGCTACCTAAAGGTTAgaaccaacaaaaccaaacaattaAACTTATAAATTACCTGAGAATTGTAGCAATACAATAACTTTAaagaattttatgtttaaactgctaaaatattagATGTAGAGCTCTAGAGGTAGAGCCGATTgagaacataaataaaatctcacttGCTCTTCTCTTTTTATTCTGCAGGAAGCATACAAAAATGTAACTATGGACGTAGAACTGTCCAGAAGGGAAGGTTGGTGTTTTGCCGCTAAGCTGGTACGTGGAGCATACATGTATCAGGAGCAAGAGAGAGCAAAGGAGTTCCAATATGAAGACCCTATAAACCCCAACTATGAGTCTACTAGCACAATGTACCACAGGTTTGAACCATGGCTTGTTTCTTCATTTATGACTAAATCTGATACTTTGGAACTGAATTTGTTATATCAAAACTAAGttcacattttcaattttcatAAAAAGCTAACTGATTAGATGTGTTGCATAAAGTTGCCACCCCACAATTTAAAAGTCGCATgcagtttttctaaaacatatctGATCCCAAACTCTGACTTGGAGAGCTTGGATGCAATATATAACAAGCTATTATATTTTTAGTGCTTTGCATTTAAACTCTGCTTTTGAGTAAGATACAATAATTGCCACTCTAGTTAGACTCTCCCTACCTTTTGTGTCCACACCTGGTGTAGATGTTAGTGGATAACAAGTAATCGGTAGGGCCTTGTGAAGATGGAAAAGAACTACGAGAGTGAGGAAAATGTAGCTTAATTTCAACGGCTATTGaacttacaataaaaaacaaaactaatacaATTTCACTTTTTCCTTGTATTGTGCAACCCTAATTGTGACCATATCTACgatgtttgaagaaaatattacaaCCAACCCCTcttgattttcatttgttctttgGAAAGGTGTTTGCACTATGTGCTGGACGAGATTGCTCTTAACAGAAAGGCCAATGTTATGGTTGCCTCTCATAATGAGGACACAATAAAATACACCCTAAAAAGGTAAGATTAGATTTCTCACCAATGCACTATTTAAAGTAATAGGCATGTTCCTCGGAAACTGAGctaatgttatttgtttgtctCAATCATTCAGAATGAATGAGCTCGGTCTCTTACCAGCAGAGAACAAGGTGTTCTTCGGTCAACTACTGGGCATGTGTGATCAGATCAGCTTCCCACTGggtgagaaaaacacacaaagcactCTGCCCACTCTCCTCCACAGTCACACAGGGACAAGGCAACAATCCTTCCTGCCTTAACTAACAATGATTTGAGAGTTTCAGTCCAGCCTCTGCAGGATGTGCATTATCTGTGCTCTCCCCTGTAGCTCTCAGCTGCGTCCCACGAGGCCTTCAAGCTACTCTCAGAACCCTTACAGGTTACCTGGACAAGCATTTCACATGTCAAAGCCGGCCTCCAGCCTGCAAGGTGACATATGAACTGAGACAGCTCAGTATTGACCACCTGTCTTAACGAAGCATCACTGTTGCTTCTCACCACTTTATTTGTCAGTCAAAGACAGACACACTGGTGAAAGACAGCTGTCTGTCAACATGGGGCTCAGGATGAAATGGGCTGAACTGTTATGGATGTAAACAGAGATACACCAATTCTTTTTGTTGCCTtctgaagagagaaagagaaggtgAAGTCATACTGGAGTCACTACCTTCTAAAATTATATTAGAGATGAGctgagatttttattatttgtcagtCACTCAGAGAgtcaaaatgtatgtatttctATGATATTGTCTTTTAGGAAAACTGTTAGCCAGGAGGCTTTTatcaaaactttgttttgctgcaacGTGTTTAGTTTGATGGATGACTCTGgataaaacatttatctgaaaGGTAAACACCAAGAAAATCATAGTTGTTATGCTTAGCAGGTAACCTGACGACTTCAAAGTCAGTGCAGCTGACCAACAACAAGAGTCCATCTGTAAAATGTCCTTTTGAGTCAATCTAACATAACTTGTAAAACTCCTGTACTGTGGAAACAGCCATGGGTTATGAAATTGTCGTGGTTTAATAAcctaaagcaaaaatacaatttttattaaCTGACAAAACATATATAATTAAAGCTTGTTTTGATTATGTGTCTTATTATGACACTTATTAAGGCAAATGTTACTGTTAGGAAATGGTATAGTCAGACTGAGTTCCcataaccacacacacaaaaaatcagttttaaagacAGGGTCAGAGTCAGCGCGACCCCGCTGGACTGCACACAGACTAAAAGGTTTGTGGCGTTCAAATGACCTCATCTCTTAAGACTTAATGATGTCAATCAAAGACATACACACTGGGTTAGGATTGTTGTtgatagtctttttttttttttaatgcagtaaaGTCTATATTTGGTAATACACAAGAAACTACTTGTTCTGAGAGGCTtgactgtcaaataaaaatgtctttcattttaTCATAGTGGCTGTTTTATGGCAAACTGACCAATTATCTCGTTTActcagaaaattatgttttttttgtcttctccttttttttctttctgagattaaagtgaGATTAGAACCAATTACTTTTTGAGCTCTTTTGTGAGCAAACATTGATTGATTCGCTTTCAAAACATTGGTTCTCCTTGAGACTAGTAATAGGTCTACAAGGTAAGgtataacaaaataatttcttttaatggTAGAATacgttgttttctttgtcttttctcagGCCAGGCCGGTTTTCCTGTCTACAAGTACGTCCCCTACGGACCGGTGAGTGAGGTGATGCCCTACTTGTCCCGACGGGCACAGGAGAACCGAGGCTTCATGAAGGGTGCccaaaaagagagagagctgcTGTGGAAGGAGTTGAAACGTCGACTTGTCTCTGGGGAGCTTCTCTACAGACCAGTGTactgaaaacacagaagcagAAACCGAGAGGAGAGTTTGTCAGCTCcttgagggatttttttttttttttagcagcagcCGCTATAAAACTTTCTCTCTTGCTTGATGGCTACTGCTGCAGCTGTCTGCTCTGACTCTCTCCCTGTGCATGTCCTGTCTTATCATGTTCTgtggtttttcctttttttgcagaTGAACTGCATGGAGCTTTATTATTTTCACCCACCTTCAACCCATCCAAGTTCTGCTACAGATccctatttctttttttatccgCCACCACAACTAACAGCATTCCTCATTTTTGTCATTGTGCTATCTGTAGAGCTCTGGTATCTATCAAGTGGGCATCTTTACTGCTCCAAAAGGACTCCCTAAAATGTCAGCAACACTAGGGTGGGCATCCTTTGTTATTACTCCATTTATCTTGGAGAGGacagataataataaaaataacagactGGATTTAAATTGCAGCAAAGGACACATTCTATATTTGAagtggttttctgttttatttgttatccACTCTATTCCAGCCACGCACTGCCACTGAAGGCATCCCTGTACTGTATCTTTATGTCTGAAGATGTCATGAGAAAACAAAGCTTGTTCCTGAATCGTTGAGAAACCTTAAACTACATTATATCCCTCATCTCTTCATAATTTGCAATTTAGAAATTTCAAGGCTTCTATTTTTGTGCTTGCTggtgagatgtttaaaaataattattggttAACCTTTTATACTTTGATCTACAAACCtgagttttgtattttttttaattttcacagaAAGTTGCATTTTCCTCCTCATTGGGTTTTGCTAAATTACACTGGTATAAATATATTGAAAGGAAATCTTTTTCTGACATAACTTTGTAGCAATCCATAAGAGTTCAGTAAGCAAATAGAGCGTCTTACAAATAATCACAACCCTGCAACTCTTACATTGTGTTGCCTTGCAAACACACATTCCAATGGATTTGATTTAAACCAGTTATTACCACATTATTGTGCAGTAGTAGGGAAAAGCATATTAAGTTTTTGTGTCTCTTAAGATGTACAGTCAATGGCATAGTATAGAGATGGTATATAAACAATTTTGAAGTGTACTCAAGAGGATGTAGGTCCTGAATATTCTTCGATGTTACCGTATGTCGTGAGCCGTCATACTTATGGAGCCTCTCCCTTAGTCTTCAGTCTTTTGTAGCCTGGAACatgttttttacagaatttacCTGCATTCATTTCCATCATGTGACCTGCTCTCCcatctctgctgaagaaaaccattcccacagcataataATTTTAGCTTTCCAATTACACTGACCATTTTGCTTGTAGGGCAAAAAGTTCAGATTTGGTCTGAACTGATCAAAGCTACTTCTTGCACATATTCAGCGTATAGCTGTACTTTCAACCAATTCCCCGACCTGTACTGTGTTTCAATGAAGCTTCTCCAAAGTTGTTCAGGTGGACAGTCATGACTTGTGGGCTGTATATCTAAGAGGttttaacacattaaatgtAAGAGTTTGTGTAACCTTGCCAAAACCTTTTGAAGgttgaactggattttatttatggctATCACAGTAAAGAGACTTGAACACaaatacttttcagattattttatttctttttcttccctcttcaCAGACAAATTTCAAATGCATATAacattttgtggttgtaatgtgatacaagtggaaaagttcaaagactatgcatttttacattttctttttacaaaattagTACAGTAAAGGGTAATTTTCACACTTTAGGTTTCACCAGGAAATACGTTTTCCTCAGTTATTGATACACAGTTCATATTTATGTCAGGGGGAATCTAAGCTTCATAGTAATTATGGCCTTGTCATTTTGTGCGAGGAGTCGGTGCTCTGTAGACCATCATCATTTAATTACCCCTGATACTTCAGTCAGTGCAGATCACAGAAATTGGATGCATTAATCATTACTCAAAAGAAATGTTAGCGGCAGAGCACCGCAGAGCTGTCACTGTTGCTCCGTTCCATTGGTTTAATTAGGAATCAAGATGCCTTTGATTTTAGGAACACCTTCAGGGTATACATTTGCCAACAGAATCCCTTCTCACTGGTTGCCTGGACGTTTCTGGGTTTCCTTCACAGATTACAAATCGAAGAATTTTGCACAGCTTCCAAATCAGCTAAACCTATCATCCACTTTGCATATTATTAACCTAGACAGCATTTTAGGACAcagtcagacaggaagtcagcATAGGCAGATATGACTGATGTAATACTGACTTTTCTTGGTATGATTGTTTAGATGTACCTTTGTTACTTTAAAGGGTGGAAGTTTGGTGTCTTTCAAAGCATTGCTCATCTGAATAGAAAAGCATTATTTTTCAGGGAAATTtctcaagctttttttttttttatagatggATTGTCTCGTTGCTGCATCCCAGCTGCTGTTTGAGCCATAATCAGGGATTGTGTGCCAGTACATGAACTGACAGTAACAAATATAGTAGCTTTGAGCCGCTGTGGAGTATCATGTATTTTTATCTGTTGACAGCGAACTGAGAGATTACAGGAAACCATCCGCATTCGGTTTAAAAGCCGCAATCATATCCACAGTGGGGGCATAACGCTAAAGCTTTATTTCTCTCCATGAGATCGCAGGGGGagttatcaaaaataattttgtaaaatacagtTGAAGGCTGATGCATTATGCTTTCTGAATGCCGGGGGAGAGTTTTCAATCCTCACCCCACTGGATTTTATATCACTGGAaccactttttttattattacgaACATTATAATTTTAGGTTGAACTACAAATTATGTAAACTGCTGTAGAAGTATTGCTTTATCCCTAACCACAAGATGATTGGCCTTTTGATTATGACCTTACGAGAACTACCGAAAAATCCAGTTGGTTGCTTAATCAATCATCTGTAGTATTCCTATGGTTCTCCTCCATAATTCAACAAAATACACTTTTCATTGGCATAAAAGACAAATATCAGAATTCCATGAATAGACAGCACACTCTGTTTCCTGGCATTGCACCATAatcacaaaattatttgtacatgGTCAGCCAGAATCCGGAGGGCAGTCTAGAGCAGGTCTGTCAAAGTGATACATGACACAATGTCAATATTTAACAGCAACATCTGACACTAGCATGACTCAAATGTCAAGCCAGGAGGAAGAGTTGTTAACATTCAGCAAGGCAGTGACATTTCTCCATAAAATAATTGGCAACACATAAGAAGGTGTACACAAAATCCAGTGTGACTACAGAACAGGTAAACGAAGCTGACCATTGGCTGGTACCCACTAATCATCGGCTACATACAACCGGTCATGTTGTtcttaaatatatgtaaaattttaaataaaaaaaattactttgaagaAGATCAGATAAACAATTATAacactaacaaaacaaaaccacacatCTACTCTGACTTTTGACACCTGCTTTAATATTgtgccttttgttttatttagggtGTAAAATGTATATTCACTAGAAAAATGACTTATGTCATAACACCAAACatctcatttatttgtttattttctgtattcaaATGGTGGAATTAGTCAAACCCCTACCATATTGGCCATTTAACAAAGTGAGCATGCTGAAGTATTTTCATCGCTGCAGCCTCAGTAAAGTTACTGAGGAGGACAAGTTGCTCCAAAGTCAGTAACTGGATGCAACAGGCTTACACCTTTTTCTAGCATGTTTAATTAACCAAACCATACAACATCCATAACAAGTGACATGGAATGtatttggattttaatctgTCTATTCAACTGTATTGAATCGACTATATTTGTACAGTATGTATATAACTTGGATTATATGTTTAGTAAAGCACCTTAAGAAAACTTGTTGAACTTGTGCCATatcaataaactgaaatgaattactTGGTAATTTC
This region includes:
- the prodhb gene encoding proline dehydrogenase 1, mitochondrial — translated: MFCLKTVPAPKWVNAEILLKRLSYNRRLRSTVTSSSTTRPEKTDHDRNRSGAQRASARLQSPGKSGRAGRDRTNSSSAANEISVDFEQSQEAYRSKDSLELLRSLVVFKLCSYDFLVDKNEEIMNLGKKILGQKVFDQLMKMTFYGQFVAGEDHISIKPLIQKNQAFGVGSVLDYSVEEDISQKEETQKESSSVSTGGKGSIGEGYIEKNYEAGKQLGGSQREVIGTCTYIYADEAKCDQHMETFMKCIKASGGSSIDGFSAIKMTALGRPQLLLWFSEVLVKWQRFFTFLSSQQDGMEALDQRLELTQLQELMIKLGAKGDFHGWFTRKKGESAGCIDILDWNSLIDDRVNTSDLLLVPNVKLDKLEPLLKNLTIEDENQLKRTLERLDVLAKCALENGVRLMVDAEQTYFQPAISKLTLDTQKIYNREKPVVFNTYQCYLKEAYKNVTMDVELSRREGWCFAAKLVRGAYMYQEQERAKEFQYEDPINPNYESTSTMYHRCLHYVLDEIALNRKANVMVASHNEDTIKYTLKRMNELGLLPAENKVFFGQLLGMCDQISFPLGQAGFPVYKYVPYGPVSEVMPYLSRRAQENRGFMKGAQKERELLWKELKRRLVSGELLYRPVY